The sequence CAACCAGAAATTTCGCAAGGGGAATTGCAAGCCATTTTCGAGTTTCAAACGATGATTTGCGAGCTAACAGGCATGGATGTGGCAAATTCATCGATGTACGACGGTGGAACAGCGCTAGCAGAAGCAGCGTTATTAAGCGCGGCGCATACGAAAAAGAAAAAAGTGTTGTTATCAAGCGCGGTGCATCCAGAATACCGCGACGTCGTGAAAACATACGCGAAAGGCCCGGGGCTTGAAGTAGTAGAAATTCCGTACAAAAACGGCGTGACGGATGTGGACGCCTTGCAAAAAGAAATGAATGAAGACGTCGCGTGCGTCATCGTGCAATATCCAAACTTTTTCGGGCAAATCGAGCCGCTAAAAGACATCGAGCCAATCGCTCATGCGCATAAAGGAATGTTCGTTGTCGCCAGCAATCCGCTTGCATTAGGGGTATTAACGCCGCCAGGCCAATTCGGGGCGGACATCGTCGTTGGCGATGCGCAGCCGTTTGGTATTCCAACGCAATTTGGTGGTCCGCATTGCGGCTATTTTGCGGTGAAATCAGCGCTCATGCGCAAAATTCCGGGACGTCTTGTCGGACAAACGACAGACGAAGAAGGTCGCCGCGGTTTTGTGTTGACATTACAAGCGCGCGAGCAACACATTCGCCGCGACAAAGCAACATCGAATATTTGCTCGAACCAAGCGTTAAACGCGCTTGCAGCGTCGGTGGCAATGACTGCGCTTGGTAAAAACGGCGTAAAAGAAATGGCAACGATGAATATTCAAAAAGCACACTATGCAAAAGAGACGTTTGTCAATCATGGATTTGATGTCGTATTCACAGGACCGTTTTTCAATGAGTTTGTCATCCGCTTGAACAAACCGATAGCAGAAGTAAATAAAAAGCTATTGGAAAAAGGAATCATTGGTGGCTATGATCTCGGGCGTGATTATCCAGAACTACAAAATTGTATGTTAATTGCAGTGACGGAACTACGCACGAAAGAAGAAATCGACACGCTTGTAAAAGAATTGGGGGATTGTCATGCATAAAGACCAACCGCTTATTTTTGAATTAAGTAAGCCAGGGCGAATTGGGTATAGCTTACCGAAGCTAGACGTGCCAGCCATCGATGTTGCACAAGTCATTCCAACCGATTACATTCGTCAAGAAGCACCTGAGCTTCCAGAAGTGTCGGAGCTTGATATTATGCGCCATTACACAGCGTTATCGAAGCGCAATCATGGGGTCGATTCCGGCTTTTATCCGCTTGGGTCTTGTACGATGAAATACAATCCGAAAATCAATGAAAACGTTGCCCGCCTATCTGGATTTGCGCATATTCATCCGCTTCAGCCAGAAGAAACCGTACAAGGCGCGCTTGAATTGATGTATGACCTTCAAGAGCACTTAAAAGAAATCACCGGTATGGATGCGGTGACGTTACAACCTGCGGCCGGAGCACATGGCGAATGGACAGGACTGATGATGATTCGCGCCTATCATGAAGCGAATGGCGATTATAATCGCACAAAAGTGATCGTTCCTGATACGGCTCACGGTACGAATCCTGCTTCGGCTACGGTCGCAGGGTTTGAGACGATTACGGTGAAATCGACGGAAGAAGGGCTTGTCGATTTAGACGATTTACGCCGCGTCGTCGGCCCGGATACAGCGGCATTGATGCTCACCAACCCGAATACGCTTGGCCTTTTTGAAGAAAATATTTTGGAAATGGCCAAAATTGTCCACGATGCAGGTGGAAAATTGTATTACGACGGCGCGAACTTAAATGCGGTGTTAAGCAAAGCACGCCCTGGCGATATGGGCTTTGACGTTGTGCATTTAAACCTTCATAAAACGTTTACTGGTCCACACGGTGGCGGTGGTCCTGGCTCAGGTCCTGTCGGCGTGAAGGCGGATCTCATTCCGTTTTTACCGAAGCCAACGGTGGAAAAGGGAGAAAACGGCTACTATTTCGACTACGATAGACCACAAGCGATCGGGCGTGTGAAGCCGTTTTATGGAAACTTTGGCATTAACGTTCGTGCGTATACGTATATTCGTTCGATGGGGCCGGATGGCTTAAAAGCAGTGACAGAATATGCGGTATTAAACGCCAACTATATGATGCGCCGATTGGCTGAGTATTACGACTTGCCATACAACCGTCATTGCAAACACGAATTTGTTTTGTCAGGAAAGCGACAAAAGAAATTAGGGGTACGTACGCTTGATATTGCGAAGCGTTTGCTTGATTTTGGTTACCATCCGCCGACAATTTATTTTCCGCTCATCGTCGAAGAGTGCATGATGATCGAGCCGACCGAAACTGAGTCAAAAGAGACGCTCGATGCATTTATTGATGCGATGATTCAAATCGCAAAAGAAGCGGAAGAAAATCCGGAGATCGTTCAAGAAGCTCCGCACACAACCGTTGTCAAGCGGTTAGATGAAACAACTGCGGCACGCAAGCCAATCTTGCGCTATCAAAAATAATTGAAAATGAAAAAAGAAAGTCAATCAAAAAGTTCGTCTCTCTTGAAAAGGCATAGCCGCAATATGTAGTTATAGTGTTAGGGATGGCCTGTTACGTTTGGGTCATCCTTTTTTAATATTACAAAAAATTTTTTGGTTAATTTTTATTTTTCATTTTTTTTTCAGAAAAACTCTCTAAAATGAACGCAGAAAGAGTAGAAAGGAGCAATGCCTTCCATGCGAAAGTTTATTTTAATTTTAAGCCTCTGTTTTTTGTTTGTTACGGCATACAGCATAAATAGCCTATTTGCTTTAGCTGACGATGATGAATATGAAGAAAGAATGGAAGAGTACGATCATGAAGACGAAAATGATCATTACGATGAAGAACGTTACGAACACGAAGAGGAAGAGCGACACAAATATGAAATGGAAGATGAGCATGATGAAGAGTTCGGTAGAGAGGACAAGCGGAACCAAAACGCTCAACAAAAACCCATTGTCATCAAGCAAGAATATTGGTACAAGTGGTCTCGCTCTACTGATATACCTGAAAAGTATGCTGAAACACCGATCTCTTCCGAAAAAACGGTGCCAATACAATTTCAAGAGAAGGAACCGCTTTATACAAATGTTATTCCAATGAAAGGACAGTTATTTGTTCCGCTCGAGGAAACCGCGCAATACTTGGGAGCTTCGGTCATTTTGTATCCAGCCTCGAAAATCGCTGAAATCCAACTGAACGACAAATTATTGATTGTTAAGAACGGTTCAAGGGCTGTTTACGAAAATATGAAAAAGACACCGATGCCTCACCCAATCTTTGAGAAAAATGAAAAGCTCTATATTCCAATTAGTGTCTTAACTAATGGATTAGGTTTTCAAGTAACATGGAAAAATCAGCAAATATTCGTTTATGAATGAGGAGGAATTTTTGTGAAAGGAAACAAGTGGATAAAATGGATGATTGGAATTGGCGGTATTACTGTATTTACAAGTTTTCTTCAACTCGTCAATGATTCAGAAGAAAACAATAAACAAAACGAAATGATGTTAAAAGAAGAAACGGCTTCATTTCAGAATGAAACGGAAGAGGCAAAACAGCAGCGGGAACAACAACTTTTGTCGTTGGATTGGAATGAAGGAAATTGGGATGTCGAATATTCCAATGAAGTCATTATTGCGACACCAAAAACGGAAACTTCCCGATTGCAACCGGCAGAAAACCGCACAAGGAGATCGTAGTGATGAACGTGGAACAATTTTTAATAATGAATGGCATGGGAACCGTTATTAAAGTGCAAGTAACGGGGGATGAGCAATCGCTCAATTGGAAGCAACTGATGCAAACTTGGTTTACTATGTTTGAAAAGGTTTGTTCTCGTTTCTTGAATGATAGTGAATTAACAAAATTGAATCAGTCTCCAGTGGACGTGGTGATACAAATTCATCCTATTTTGTATGACGTACTACAAGCCGCATTCGAATATGCGATAAAGACAAATTTTTATTTTCATCCATTTGTGGGAACGGTCATGAAAAATATCGGCTATGCGGACTCCTTTCATAAACAAGGTATTTTGCGCGAGCATAAAGAGCGTGCAAGTTTATTTCGTGTTCCATCTGAAAAAAGTTTATCGTTTTTTCCTGCATTAAAAGCAGTTATGAAACATACAACCGAGGAAATAGACCTCGGAGGAATCGGTAAAGGATGGAGCGTCGATCAAGCGTATCATCTGTTGAAAGATTTAGGAATCAACGCAGGAATCATTGATGCTGGGGGAGATATGTTGATTTGGGGAGATGTCGGTAGAAAAGTGGGGGTGACGAATCCTTTTAATGAAAATGAAGATATTGCGCAATTTTTTATTTCTTCCGGTGCAGTAGCGACATCGAATGTTCTTTATCGCAGATGGAAAATAAATGGAGAAACCAGGCATCATATTATTCATGGTCGGACAGGAAAAAATCCGAACAGCGACGTCGTGCAAGCAACCGCATTTGCTGAATGCGTTACCGAAGCGGAGGTGATTGCAAAAGTGCTTTGCATGCTTCCTTCTGATGAAGGCATTCAATGGCTAAAACGAAATTTCCCACAGTCAGCGTGTATGATCGTTACCCAAAACAGCCGATTGCTGATTACTCCTTCTATTTCGCGATATGTTGAAAGAATGGTGATGTAACCATGACCGAATTTTCTACTTGGGAATGGATTCGTGCCTCTGGATGGAGCGCCTATTTTCTCCTTTTCATATCGATTTGCTTCGGGATGATGCAGAAGATGGGCTTCATTTCTAAAAGCATTGGCCGATATTTGTTGATTGCACATCAAACAGCTGGATGGTTCGCTTTTTTGTTA comes from Anoxybacillus flavithermus and encodes:
- the gcvPA gene encoding aminomethyl-transferring glycine dehydrogenase subunit GcvPA — encoded protein: MLHRYLPMTEEDKQQMLQTIGVQSIDELFSDIPESVRFQGEYNIKPAKSEPELMKELMALAEKNADMKTHTSFLGAGVYDHYIPTIVDHVISRSEFYTAYTPYQPEISQGELQAIFEFQTMICELTGMDVANSSMYDGGTALAEAALLSAAHTKKKKVLLSSAVHPEYRDVVKTYAKGPGLEVVEIPYKNGVTDVDALQKEMNEDVACVIVQYPNFFGQIEPLKDIEPIAHAHKGMFVVASNPLALGVLTPPGQFGADIVVGDAQPFGIPTQFGGPHCGYFAVKSALMRKIPGRLVGQTTDEEGRRGFVLTLQAREQHIRRDKATSNICSNQALNALAASVAMTALGKNGVKEMATMNIQKAHYAKETFVNHGFDVVFTGPFFNEFVIRLNKPIAEVNKKLLEKGIIGGYDLGRDYPELQNCMLIAVTELRTKEEIDTLVKELGDCHA
- the gcvPB gene encoding aminomethyl-transferring glycine dehydrogenase subunit GcvPB, translating into MHKDQPLIFELSKPGRIGYSLPKLDVPAIDVAQVIPTDYIRQEAPELPEVSELDIMRHYTALSKRNHGVDSGFYPLGSCTMKYNPKINENVARLSGFAHIHPLQPEETVQGALELMYDLQEHLKEITGMDAVTLQPAAGAHGEWTGLMMIRAYHEANGDYNRTKVIVPDTAHGTNPASATVAGFETITVKSTEEGLVDLDDLRRVVGPDTAALMLTNPNTLGLFEENILEMAKIVHDAGGKLYYDGANLNAVLSKARPGDMGFDVVHLNLHKTFTGPHGGGGPGSGPVGVKADLIPFLPKPTVEKGENGYYFDYDRPQAIGRVKPFYGNFGINVRAYTYIRSMGPDGLKAVTEYAVLNANYMMRRLAEYYDLPYNRHCKHEFVLSGKRQKKLGVRTLDIAKRLLDFGYHPPTIYFPLIVEECMMIEPTETESKETLDAFIDAMIQIAKEAEENPEIVQEAPHTTVVKRLDETTAARKPILRYQK
- a CDS encoding copper amine oxidase N-terminal domain-containing protein, whose translation is MRKFILILSLCFLFVTAYSINSLFALADDDEYEERMEEYDHEDENDHYDEERYEHEEEERHKYEMEDEHDEEFGREDKRNQNAQQKPIVIKQEYWYKWSRSTDIPEKYAETPISSEKTVPIQFQEKEPLYTNVIPMKGQLFVPLEETAQYLGASVILYPASKIAEIQLNDKLLIVKNGSRAVYENMKKTPMPHPIFEKNEKLYIPISVLTNGLGFQVTWKNQQIFVYE
- a CDS encoding FAD:protein FMN transferase, which gives rise to MNVEQFLIMNGMGTVIKVQVTGDEQSLNWKQLMQTWFTMFEKVCSRFLNDSELTKLNQSPVDVVIQIHPILYDVLQAAFEYAIKTNFYFHPFVGTVMKNIGYADSFHKQGILREHKERASLFRVPSEKSLSFFPALKAVMKHTTEEIDLGGIGKGWSVDQAYHLLKDLGINAGIIDAGGDMLIWGDVGRKVGVTNPFNENEDIAQFFISSGAVATSNVLYRRWKINGETRHHIIHGRTGKNPNSDVVQATAFAECVTEAEVIAKVLCMLPSDEGIQWLKRNFPQSACMIVTQNSRLLITPSISRYVERMVM